The DNA region CAGAAGAATTTTTAAAAGGAGCAGAAAAAAGTTATATAATATCAAAGAAAAATAAAATTGATTTTGCAATTTTAAAAGAAAGAAGCCCATCTTGTGGAAGTTCATTTATCTATGATGGAAGTTTTTCAGGAAAAGTTATTCAAGGTAAAGGTTTTACTGCAAGAAAATTAAGTAAAGAAAATATTATAATTTTTTCTGAGGAAAATTTAGAAGAGATTGAAAAATATTTAGAAAAATTAAGCAAATAATAAAAGAAGTAAAAATAGTTCATTACTAGCTAAATTTCGAGACTGTGAAAAATTTAGAATGTAATTTCACTTATTTTTGCTTCATTTTTAAATATCTAATAAATTAATATATGGATAATTTTCCAAATTATCATAAAATTTTTTATTTATTCTAATTTTAAAAACTATCTTTTCTAAAAAAGATTTTTCAATAATTTCAGCTTCATAATCTTTTAATAATTTTTCAACTTCTCCCAATTTTTCGTAAGAGATTTCAAAAATTAAATCTATTTTATCAATAAAATCAATAATTTCAGCCTCATTTATAGCAAGTTTAGCAGTCTTAGCATAATTTCTAACTAAACCACCAGCTCCTAATTTTATTCCACCAAAATATCTTGTAGCAATCACAACTAAATTAGTTACATTCATATAGTTGATTATATCGCCCATAGGTTTACCAGCTGTTCCACTTGGTTCTCCGTCGTCATCAACCTTAAAAAATTCTAAGCCATTGTTATTTATTTTGTAAGCTGAACAATTATGAGTTGCATCTGAATGGAGATTTTTAATATATTTTATATAGTCCTCTGCTTCTTCTTTTGAAAATACTGGCTTTATATAGCCAATAAATTTTGATTTTTTTTCTTCAAATTCTATTTTACATTCTTTTTTTACAGTTTTTAATTTTTCCATATCATCTCACATATATTTTTAATAATAAAAAGGTAGCAAAAATCTTGCTACCTAATTATATCATAAAATAAATTTAGTTTTTATTATCTTTTAGATAAGAATACACAGTTCTAAACACTTGTCCTGTTGCACCCTTTTGAGTGTAATAAGGATTAGCTCCACTTGCCCAAGCAGTACCAGCTATATCTAAGTGAACCCATTTTGTTTCATCTACAAATTCTTCTAAGAATTTAGCCGCATTTGTAGAACCTCCCCATCTAACACCAGTGTTTTGCATATCAGCATAAGGAGATTTTAAATTTTTCTTGTATATGTCAAACATAGGCATTTGCCAGAAGTATTCATTCCAATTTTCAGAAGCATCTATAATTTTTTTTGCCATTTTATCATCATTAGTAAATACTCCTGTAACATCTTCTCCAAGAGCAATCATAATAGCTCCAGTTAAAGTTGCGGCATCTATAACTTCATTAACTTTTTCTTTTCTAACTATATAAGTCAAAGCATCAGCTAAAGTCAATCTTCCTTCTGCATCTGTGTTAGTAACTTCTATTGTTTTTCCATTCATAGCAGTTAGAACATCACCAGGTCTATAAGCATTAGGTCCTATTGAATTTTCACAAGCAGCTACAACACAAGTAACATTCTTTTTAAGTTTCATTTTAGCAACAGCACACATAGTTCCTATCATAGTTGCTGCTCCACCCATATCACATCTCATAGTAAGCATACTATCAGTAGGTTTCAATGATAAACCTCCTGTATCATAAGTTAACCCTTTTCCCACAAGACCATAAGTGTATTTAGATTTAGCATCTCCTTTATATCTCATAACAATGACATAAGGTCTATGATGTGCAGCTCTTGCAACAGAAAGATATGCATTCATTCCTAATTTTTGTGCTTTCTTTTCATCAAGAATTTCAACATCAAA from Fusobacterium simiae includes:
- a CDS encoding DUF523 domain-containing protein; its protein translation is MKKKIKVLISACLLGDNVKYSGGNNLTPELVTLLEKYEVKTIKICPECFGGLEIPRVPSEILGDKVFSKDGKDITEEFLKGAEKSYIISKKNKIDFAILKERSPSCGSSFIYDGSFSGKVIQGKGFTARKLSKENIIIFSEENLEEIEKYLEKLSK
- a CDS encoding IMPACT family protein, translating into MEKLKTVKKECKIEFEEKKSKFIGYIKPVFSKEEAEDYIKYIKNLHSDATHNCSAYKINNNGLEFFKVDDDGEPSGTAGKPMGDIINYMNVTNLVVIATRYFGGIKLGAGGLVRNYAKTAKLAINEAEIIDFIDKIDLIFEISYEKLGEVEKLLKDYEAEIIEKSFLEKIVFKIRINKKFYDNLENYPYINLLDI
- a CDS encoding leucyl aminopeptidase, whose amino-acid sequence is MSFECIKKYEDNYDKYVLIATSDKIVLPDYLSKENKKLAETIIKKNKFTAKSSEKISMTLVNNKKIIDFIIIGLGEKKKLDAKNIRQYLFDGLKNITGNVFLSFANKDLDDIDVIAEVVEHINYKFDKYLSKKKEEFLKVSYLTDKKVPKLIEGYELAKISNIVKDLVNEQAEVLTPKELADRTVKLGKEFGFDVEILDEKKAQKLGMNAYLSVARAAHHRPYVIVMRYKGDAKSKYTYGLVGKGLTYDTGGLSLKPTDSMLTMRCDMGGAATMIGTMCAVAKMKLKKNVTCVVAACENSIGPNAYRPGDVLTAMNGKTIEVTNTDAEGRLTLADALTYIVRKEKVNEVIDAATLTGAIMIALGEDVTGVFTNDDKMAKKIIDASENWNEYFWQMPMFDIYKKNLKSPYADMQNTGVRWGGSTNAAKFLEEFVDETKWVHLDIAGTAWASGANPYYTQKGATGQVFRTVYSYLKDNKN